Below is a window of Chanodichthys erythropterus isolate Z2021 chromosome 19, ASM2448905v1, whole genome shotgun sequence DNA.
TTGACATTACCTTTTAGTTTATTTTCGCAAGTAACGAACACGGAACATTGAATAATGTTCGTAAAACGTTCTTGAAActatctttttgtttgtttgtttttgtttttttacagtctatggttaaAACGTGCATGTCAGAAGCACAAGACGTGTAAGCCAAAGACagcatgacattttaaagttCGACCaaagtcatttgattttggaCACTTACTTGCGCGTCTGTTTAGTGAAGGAAGGACAGTGTTAGGAGACATGATGCTGAGCGCTTTCAGGCTGACAGTGAGAGTGTCTGCAGTGGTTCAGAGAGGCTGTCAGTGTCCAGCCCTCCATTCCTGCAGAGCACTGCACTCGAGCCCTGTGCTCTGGGCAGGACACAACAAATGGTCCAAAGTGAAGGACATTAAAATACCCAAAGATGCTGCTCGAGCCCGTATGATTGCCAAGTACACCATGATGATTAGGATTGCAGTCAGAGGTGAATGCATTCGATTTGACTTAAAAATTGGCATTATCCAATCTGGCACTAACCAGCAAGCATGGTGATACCATGGTACACTTTAAAATACCATgggtctttttttattttaccttttaaAGAACATAATATTTACCATGTGATACATCTGGTATGTTCATTGTATTGTGGTAGCACTACACAGTACAGTGATATTGCTCTGAGAGTGTGGATGCTGACATGACCCTGTGCTTGTGTTTCAGAGGGAGGACCCAATCCAGAATTTAATGTTGCATTGGCACAACTTCTAGAGCAGTGTCGGAACAGGAATCTACCAAAAGCCACAGTAGAAGGAGCTATAAAAGGAGCTGTAAGGCAGATTTTTTTACCATTTCACCAAATAATATAAATGACATGATTAATGAATTTAGATTTTTACCCTCGTACAGTTCCTTTTTTTCCACGCTACATTCTTGGTTTGTGTGTTTCTACAGATTCTACATGtaggctgcattaatttgataaaaatacagttaaatgtttatgtaaacattatttataaatattgtgtaaataaatatttagcagtaatattacaattttctatttttaatgtattttaaaatgtaatttattcatgtgatgcaaagctgaattttcagcatcattactccaggctgcagtgtcacatgatccttcagaagtcattctgatatgatgatttgctgctcaagaaacatttctcattattatcaattGAATTTTGAAGAGTtttttgctgtttaatatttttgtggaaaatgtgatgcagtacctttcaaaagtttgtggtaagattaaaaaaaaaagaaaaaaaaaaaaaaagaagggaaATTAATATTCTTATTCAGcagggatgcattaaactgaacaaaagtgacagtaaagatatttatactGTTACAGTAGATTTCTGTTTcaattaaatgctgtttttgtaaaacattctattcaaagaatcaaaaaaattattctggtttccacaaaaatattaagttgcaaaaaatgttttcaacattgataataataagaaatgtttcttgattgTGTGACACTAGAGTAATGGCTGAAAAAGATTCAAGATTTTCATCAtagaaataaattgcattttaaatatattaaaatgaataacagttattttaaattgttataatattactgtttttactgtattaaaataaatgcagccttgattagcagaagagactttaaaaaacattaaaaaatcataaTGATTCCAAAcgtttgactggtagtgtatataaatatatatttatgttttatatatataaatgggaTGACTAAGAATGAGGTTTTAACAAGATTTAAAGAAATACTCACCAACATACCGTTCCGTTTCTTTCCATACAGCAATcactggaaaatgaaatctttcAAAATGTTCTAGAATTTTCTATTCTATTATTCATGCATTGATACAATGTTAGTATTAATACTgactcttttttcttttttaatgtataatagAAGTCAAAACCAGGAGTACAGTATCTTTATGAGGCCACGGGACCGGGCGGGTGCACGCTACTCATTGAGGTTTTGACTGACAACAACACACGATCCCACAGTGAACTGAAACGTATCATGACGAAACATGGGTTAGTACTAATGAACTGTGAAGATAAGATATAAGTAGAGAGAAGACATATATCGACCTAGTTttacagacagggcttagattaagccaggcttaggccttagttcaattagaacatttaaataggttttataaacatgccttagatAATACATTACcagtgtgcatcttgagacaaaacagtgCCACTGACTTATTT
It encodes the following:
- the taco1 gene encoding translational activator of cytochrome c oxidase 1; protein product: MMLSAFRLTVRVSAVVQRGCQCPALHSCRALHSSPVLWAGHNKWSKVKDIKIPKDAARARMIAKYTMMIRIAVREGGPNPEFNVALAQLLEQCRNRNLPKATVEGAIKGAKSKPGVQYLYEATGPGGCTLLIEVLTDNNTRSHSELKRIMTKHGGALCEGARRNFDRKGVVAASRDGISSEKALELAIEAGAEDVQETEDEEERPILQFVCDMTSMKAVRSALESLGIHTLSAGLEFVPHTPSLLTQTQLETAFTLLEALSDCPDVVRVWDNIHAQN